From the Streptomyces sp. Sge12 genome, the window GACCGGCAAGGACGAGTACCTGGAGATCGCCGAGCGCGGTACCGAGTACCTGCGCAAGCACATGCGGGTCGTGGACAGCGAGGAGGACGTGGTCTTCTGGTACCACGGCATCAGCGTCGACGGGGACAGCGAGCGCAAGCTGTTCACCTCGGAGTTCTCCGACGACTACGACGCGATCCCGATGTACGAGCAGATCTACGCGCTGGCCGGCCCCATCCAGACCTACCGGGTCACCGGCGACATCCGGATCAAGAACGACGCGGACGCCACCATCCGCCTGTTCGACAAGTTCTTCTTCGACCCGGAACAGGGCGGCTACTACTCGCACATCGACCCGATCCTCTTCAGCGCCGACCACGAGTCCCTCGGGGAGAACGCCGAGCGCAAGAACTGGAACTCGGTCGGCGACCACGCGCCGGCGTACCTGATCAACCTGTACCTGGCGACCGGCGACCAGAAGTACGCCGACTTCCTCGAGTACACCTTCGACACCATCGCGGACAAGTTCCCGGACTACAAGAACAGCCCCTTCGTCCAGGAGCGCTTCTTCCGCGACTGGTCGCACGACACCGCGCACAGCTGGCAGCAGAACCGTGCGGTGGTCGGCCACAACCTGAAGATCGCCTGGAACCTGATGCGGATGAACTCGCTGAAGGCCAAGCCGGAGTACGAGCAGCTCGCCAAGAAGATCGGCGAGATCATGCCGGCGGTCGGCAGCGACGTGCAGCGCGGCGGCTGGTACGACGTCGTCGAGCGGATCAAGGAGGGCGGCCAGGAGGCGCACCGCTTCGCCTGGCACGACCGCAAGGCCTGGTGGCAGCAGGAGCAGGCGATCCTCGCCTACCTCATCCTCAACGGCACGGTCGGCGGCGAGGCGAACCTGCGCGAGGCCCGGCAGGCCCAGGCCTTCTACAACACCTTCTTCCTCGACCACGACGAGGGAGCCGTCTACTTCAACGTCCTCGCCAGCGGTACGCCGTACCTGCTCGGCACCGAGCGGCTCAAGGGCAGCCACTCGATGTCCATGTACCACTCGGCGGAGCTCTGCTACCTCTCCGCCGTCTACAACAACCTGCTCATCAACGGCCGGGAGATGGACTTCCACTTCCAGCCGGCCCCGACCGACCTGCCCGACCGCGTCCTGCGCGTCTCGCCCGACCTGCTTCCCGCCGGCTCGGTGCGGATCGCGTCCGTCGACATCGACGAGAAGCCGTACACCGACTTCGACGCCGATGCCCTCACCGTGCGGCTGCCCGACGTCCAGGGCCGCGTGAAGGTCAAGGTCCGGCTGCGTCCGGTCGCCAAGAAGTAGCGCTCAACGGGGGGCGCCCCAACCAGAGGGGAACGCAATGACTCTCAACGTCAAGGAACGCCGGAACAAGACGGGCACCGTGCTCGTCGCCACCGGTGAGATCAACAGCGAGACATCCGGAGCACTGCTCCAGGCCCTGCTGCCGCTGGTCCGCGAGGGCAAGCCGCTGCGGATCGACCTCACGGCCGTCACCTACGTCTCCAGCGCGGGCCTGCGCACCCTGCTCGTCGTCTACCGCGAGGCGCAGCATGCCGGCGTCGCGGTCACCCTGTACGGGGTCAGCGAGGAAGTCCGGTTCGTCATGTCGGCCACCGGATTCCTCGACTTCTTCGAGACCGGTGAGGCCGTCGCGGCGGCCGCCAAGGCCAAGGCCAAGGCAGCGCGATGACCGAGACCCGGTCCGAGCAGGTGCTGCGCGTCGACGCGTACCCGACCCACGAGGTGGGCGGGTACCGCGTCCGGGCGGGCAAGCCGTTCCCCTTCGGGGCCAACGTGGTCCCCGGCGGGGTCAGCTTCTCCGTCTTCTCCGACCAGGCGACCAGCATGACGCTGGTCATCTACCAGCGCGGAGAAGCCGACCCCATGGCCGAACTGGAGTTCCCCGAGGAATTCCGCACCGGCAGCGTCTTCGCCATGACCGTCTTCGGCCTCGACCACGAGAACATCGAGTACGGGTACCGGGCCGACGGCCCCTACGACCCGGTCACCGGCCACCGCTTCGACGCCCGCCAGGTGCTCTCCGACCCGTACGCCCGGCTGATCGCCGGCCGTGACGTGTGGGGCGTGGAGCCCGACCGCAGCCGCGGCTACCAGTACCGCTCGCGCGTCTGCCTCCAGGACTTCGACTGGGGCGACGACACCCCGCTGGGCATCCCCGCCGAGGACCTCGTCGTGTACGAGACCCACGTGCGCGGCTTCACCCGGCACCCCTCCTCGCAGGTCACCGCACCCGGCACCTTCGCGGGGCTGCGCGAGAAGATCCCGTACCTGAAGGAACTCGGGATCAACTGCATCGAGCTGCTCCCGGTGTTCGAGTTCGACGAGAGCGACAACCCGCGCACCAACCCGGAGACGGGCGAGCAGCTCTTCGACTACTGGGGCTACAACACCGTCTCGTTCTTCGCGCCCAAGGCCGGCTACGCGGCCACCGGACGCTACGGCATGCAGGGCGACGAGTTCCGCACCCTGATCAAGGACCTGCACGCGGCCGGCATCGAGGTCATCCTCGACGTCGTCTTCAACCACACCGCCGAGGGCAACGAGCAGGGCCCGACGATCTCCTTCAAGGGGCTCGACAACGCCACGTACTACATGCTCACGCCCGAGGGGTACTACTTCAACTTCAGCGGCACGGGCAACACCGTCAACTGCAACCACCCCGTCGTGCGCAACTACGTGCTCGACTGCCTGCGCCACTGGGTCGCCGACTACCACATCGACGGCTTCCGCTTCGACCTCGCCGCGATCCTCGGCCGGGCCCTGGACGGCACACCGCTGCCCAACCCGCCGCTGCTGGAACTGCTCGCCTACGACCCGGTGCTGCGGCACACCAAGCTCATCGCCGAGGCCTGGGACGCCGGCGGCCTCTACGAGGTCGGCAACTTCCCGGCCTACGGCCGCTGGGCCGAGTGGAACGGCAAGTACCGCGACACCGTACGCCGCTGGCTCAAGGGCGACTCCGGGGTCACCGGCGAGCTCGCCACCCGCATCGCCGGATCCCCCGACCTCTACTCCAGCCGCGGCACCGCGGCCTCGGTCAACTTCCTGACCGCGCACGACGGCTTCACCCTCGCCGACCTGGTCTCCTACAACGACAAGCACAACGGGGCCAACGGCGAGAACAACAACGACGGTGCCAACGACAACAACAGCTGGAACTGCGGGGCCGAGGGGCCGACCCAGGACCCCGCGATCAACGCGCTGCGCACCCGGCAGATGAAGAACGCCCTCGCCATCCTCTTCACCAGCCAGGGCATCCCGATGCTGCTGGCCGGGGACGAGGTCGCGCGGAGCCAGCAGGGCAACAACAACACGTACTGCCAGGACAACGAGCTCTCCTGGTTCGACTGGGACCAGGTCGACGACAACGCCGAACTGCTCCGGTTCACCCGGGAGATGATCGCCTTCCGGGGGCGCCACCGCGAGCTGCGCTCCACCGCCCACCCCACCGGGCAGGTCCGGGAGCACCTCGGCCTGCCGGACATCAGCTGGCACGGGGAGCGGGCCTGGCAGCCCGACTGGTCCGACGGGAGCCGCCTGCTGGCGGTGGCCCGCTGCGGCACCGGGGACGACGACGTGGTGTACGTGGCCATGAACTCCCACTGGGAGTCGCACGACCTGGAACTGCCCGCCCTGCCGGGAGGCCGGAGCTGGCACCTGTTCGCCGACACCGGGGCCGCGGCACCGCACGACATCCGCACCCCGGGCACCGAGCAGGAACTGGACAACGCCGGGAAGTACCTGATCGGCCCGCGCTCGGTCGTGATCCTGGTGGGCCGCACCAACGACCCCGGCGATCGCGACGACCTCGACACGCCCTGACCGAAGGAGACCAGACATGCCGCTTTCCGTGTCCCTGAGCATCGAGGGCGACACCACCGTGATCGAGCTGACGGGCGAGCTGGACGCCAAGACCGCCCCGGACTTCCACCGGACCATCGAGAAGGCCGCCGGCCACGGCACGCACACCGTGGAGATCAGGATGGCCGGCGTCGGCTACATGGCCAGCGCCGGACTGCGCTCCCTGGTCTTCGCCCAGCAGAAGGTCGCGAACGACGTCACCATCAAGGTGGTCGGTGCCATCGAGCCCGTGTCCCGGACCATCCGGACCGCAGGGCTCGACCGCAGCATCGTTCTCTCCGATGAGTGACCACCGTGACTGACATGGTCGAACGGGCGAGGACCTCCCGCGTGCTGGACGTGCCCGCCACGGTGGCGGCACTGGGTTCCATCGCCTCGTTCGTCCTGCGGCTGGCCGGAGCGGCGGGCCTGGACAAGGGCGCCACCTACCGGCTCCGGCTGGCCGTTGACGAACTGGCCACGAACGTCGTGATGCACGGGTACCGGGGCGGCGACGGACGGATCACCGTCCGCGGCCGCTCCGGCCCGGACGGGGTGCAGATCGTCATCGAGGACTCCGCGCCCCCCTTCGACCCCGTCGAAGGCCGCCTGCCGCCCGCCCCCGGGGTTCCCCCGCAGGACCGGCGGATCGGCGGCCTCGGCATCCACCTGGCGCTGACCAGCGTGGACGAGTTCGGCTACGCGCACAGGGACGGCCGCAACATCAGCACGCTGACTGTGAAGGCTGAGGGGACGGACCGATGCCCTCCACGACCGTGATCATCCTCGACGCGTCCCCGCCACCACCGCAGGAACTGCTCGACGCCCTGCGGACGATGGACGCGTCGCTCGTCACCCGCACGCTGAAGGAGCTGCGCGAAGGCCCGCTGGAACTGCTGCCCGTCGCGGACGTGCTGCTCGCCCCGGCGGAGTCCGACGGGGCGGCGATACGGATGGCCGTACGCCGGCTGCGCCGCTGGGCGGGAGCCCCCATCGTGGTCGTCTGGACCGTTGCGGAGTTCGCCGCCCTGGAGGAACACGTCCGGATCGGGCACGACTACCTCGTACCCCCCTTCCTGCCCGCCCTCGTCGGAGCCCGGCTGCACAGCTGCTCGGAGCGCGCCGGACTCGGCCGCACCCTGCGGGAGGCCGATGCCCGCGCCGAACTCATGGGCTACGAGAAGGAGCTGGAGATCGGCCGGGAGATCCAGGCGGGCTTCCTGCCCGAATCGATGCCCGTGCCCGACGGCTGGGAGATCGACGTGCGGTTCCGTCCCGCCCGGCAGGTCGCGGGGGACTTCTACGACGTCTTCGAGATCTCCCGCGGCCGCCGTCTCGCCGTCGTCGTCGCCGACGTCTGTGACAAGGGGGTCGGAGCCGCGCTGTTCATGGCGCTCATCCGCTCCCTGCTGCGGCACACCGCCCAGAACAGCGGCCTGCAGCACCTGGTCGCCGCCGGCCGCGCCGGAGGCAGCCGGCGGATCCCGGTCGTCGGCGCCACCCCGCTGCTCAACGCGGTCACCGCCACGAACGGCTACCTCACCCGCAACCACCTGCGCCAGGGCTACTTCGCCACCCTGTTCTTCGGGGTGCTCGACCCGCTCACCGGCAGCCTCGTCTACATCAACGGCGGCCACAACCCGCCCCTGCTGCTGCCCGCCGACGGCAGCCCGCCCGTCGCACTCGATGTCACGGGACCCGCCGTCGGCGTCCTGCCCGACTGCGTCTACACGCTCGGCTACGCCCAGCTCGACCCGGGCGACACCCTGTTCGCCTTCACCGACGGGGTCCCCGAGGCCCGCTGCCCGGACGGGCGCTTCCTCGGCGACGACCGGATGCTGGAACTGCTCGCCGGGCCACCGTCCAGCGGCAAGGACCTGGTCGACCTGATGGACCTGGCGGTGCGCGAGCACACCGGCGCCGCCGAACAGCACGACGACGTCACCATGCTGGCCCTGCACCGGCCACGCGCGGCGCGGGGGCCGCACGTGGACGGCGCCGGCACCAGGGTGGTGGCGTAGATGACCCGCACCATCGTCGTGCACTCGCACCGCGGTGGGACGGGCAAGTCCTCGGTACTGGCGAACCTCGCGCTGCTCATCGCGGCCGGGGGGCGCCGGGTGGGGGTGGTCGACACCGATATCCAGTCACCCACCCTGGACCTGCTGTTCCGCCTGGGCCCCGGCGCCTCCCTGACCGACTACCTGCTCGGCCGCTGCGAGATCGAGGCCACCGCCCAGCAGGTGGGCGGCCGTTTCGGGGTGGGACACGAGGGGCTGTACGTCGTACCGGCCCGGACCGGCACGGCGGCGCTGCGCGAGATCATGGCCGTGGGCTACGACGTGGGGCTGCTGCCGGAGGGCTTCGAACGGCTGGCCGCCCACCACGCCCTCGACGTGCTGCTGCTCGACACCCACGCCGGGCTGAACAACGAGTCGGTGATCGCCATGGCGAGTGCCGACGTACTGATGATCATGGCGCGGGCCGACCGGATCGACCTCTCCGGGGTCGAGGAGACCATCGCCCTCGCCGGGCGCCTGACCTGCCGCCGGACCCTGGTGCTGAGCATGGCCCCCGAAGGCATCGACCGTCAGGAGGCCCGGCGGCGCACCGAGGCGGTCTACGGGGCGCCGCTGGCCGGAATCCTTCCGTACTCCCCGGAAATGGCCGCCCTGTACGGGGAACGCATATTTGCAGAAGCCCACCCCGACCACCCACTGGTCGGTGAATTCCGCACCATCATCGCGGCGTTGGACGCACGTGACGAAGTATCACGGGCCTGACGCCACCCCCCTTACGCCCCCCGCGGGTGGCGTGTTGAATCGGCAGCGAATCCAGAACAAGGAGAGAATCATGAAGATTCTCGTCGTCATGACGGCCAAAGCCACACTGCATCTGCTCGACGGCGAACAGCACCCCTCGGGATTCTGGGCCGAGGAATTCGTCGTGCCCTTCACGCTCTTCAAAGCGGCCGGACACGACGTGGACGTCGCGACGATCGGGGGCAGGGCGCCGACGGTCGACCGGACGAGCATCGACCCGCAGTTCCTCCAGTGGGTCCGCCCCCAGGGTTCCCCCGACGAGGATGCGGCCAACGCCGCCGAGTACGTCCGCGTCATCGAGAACACCCCCCAGCTGAGGGCCCCCCTCGCCCTGGAGGGCCTCACCGAGAAGGACATCGCCGACTACGACGGCGTCTACGTCAGCGGCGGCCACGGCGCCATCGGCGACCTGCCCAAGTCCGACGAACTCGCCCAGATCCTGCGCTGGGTCATCGCCCAGGACAAACCGCTCGCCACCGTCTGCCACGGCCACACCTCGCTGCTCGCCCTGCGCGACGGCGAAGGCCGCTGGCCCTTCGAGGGCTACCGGATGACGGCCTTCTCGCACAACGAGGAACTGGTCACCAACATGGCCGGCCGGCTCCCGCTGATCCTCGAGGCCGAACTCACCCGGCTCGGCGCCCGCTACGAGAAGGCCGAAGCGATCTGGGACTCGCACGTGGTCGTCGACCGCAGGCTGACGACCGGCCAGAACCCCTACTCCTCCAAGGCCCTCGCCGAGACCTTCCTGACGCAGCTTGCGAAGGTCTAGTACCCCCGCACCCGACACCGGAAGGCAGCCATGACCAAGCGTGAGCTGAGCGGCCAGCCCCTCGCCAATCCCGGGAAACTGTTCATCGGCGGCGCATGGGTTCCGGCCCGGGACGGCCGCACCGAACCGGACATCAGCCCCGTGGACGGGCAGGAGATCGTGCCGGTGGCCCAGGCCGCCGCCGCCGACGCGGACGCGGCCGTCGCCGCCGCCCGCACGGCGTACGAGGAAGGCCCCTGGAGCAGACTCTCCGCCCAGGAGCGCGCGCTGCGGCTGAACCGGGTCGGTGAGCTCATCGAGCGCGACCTG encodes:
- a CDS encoding type 1 glutamine amidotransferase domain-containing protein, with the translated sequence MKILVVMTAKATLHLLDGEQHPSGFWAEEFVVPFTLFKAAGHDVDVATIGGRAPTVDRTSIDPQFLQWVRPQGSPDEDAANAAEYVRVIENTPQLRAPLALEGLTEKDIADYDGVYVSGGHGAIGDLPKSDELAQILRWVIAQDKPLATVCHGHTSLLALRDGEGRWPFEGYRMTAFSHNEELVTNMAGRLPLILEAELTRLGARYEKAEAIWDSHVVVDRRLTTGQNPYSSKALAETFLTQLAKV
- a CDS encoding ATP-binding protein — encoded protein: MTTVTDMVERARTSRVLDVPATVAALGSIASFVLRLAGAAGLDKGATYRLRLAVDELATNVVMHGYRGGDGRITVRGRSGPDGVQIVIEDSAPPFDPVEGRLPPAPGVPPQDRRIGGLGIHLALTSVDEFGYAHRDGRNISTLTVKAEGTDRCPPRP
- a CDS encoding AGE family epimerase/isomerase, with the protein product MADAVTFSFSDTIAGYVTRFDSGTRLLGLKTSDGREFDISLATGPSAELVRNLDEPYIDASGHIDEMLSPGRFLFVHGVHYPERGGSFDAKRLVFLGRGAEDYRFEEPSWWIKQIESLADFYKRAQFGDGPVDFTEYRTEIRLGGDKTASHVQETDTISRLVYGMASAYLLTGKDEYLEIAERGTEYLRKHMRVVDSEEDVVFWYHGISVDGDSERKLFTSEFSDDYDAIPMYEQIYALAGPIQTYRVTGDIRIKNDADATIRLFDKFFFDPEQGGYYSHIDPILFSADHESLGENAERKNWNSVGDHAPAYLINLYLATGDQKYADFLEYTFDTIADKFPDYKNSPFVQERFFRDWSHDTAHSWQQNRAVVGHNLKIAWNLMRMNSLKAKPEYEQLAKKIGEIMPAVGSDVQRGGWYDVVERIKEGGQEAHRFAWHDRKAWWQQEQAILAYLILNGTVGGEANLREARQAQAFYNTFFLDHDEGAVYFNVLASGTPYLLGTERLKGSHSMSMYHSAELCYLSAVYNNLLINGREMDFHFQPAPTDLPDRVLRVSPDLLPAGSVRIASVDIDEKPYTDFDADALTVRLPDVQGRVKVKVRLRPVAKK
- a CDS encoding PP2C family protein-serine/threonine phosphatase, whose amino-acid sequence is MPSTTVIILDASPPPPQELLDALRTMDASLVTRTLKELREGPLELLPVADVLLAPAESDGAAIRMAVRRLRRWAGAPIVVVWTVAEFAALEEHVRIGHDYLVPPFLPALVGARLHSCSERAGLGRTLREADARAELMGYEKELEIGREIQAGFLPESMPVPDGWEIDVRFRPARQVAGDFYDVFEISRGRRLAVVVADVCDKGVGAALFMALIRSLLRHTAQNSGLQHLVAAGRAGGSRRIPVVGATPLLNAVTATNGYLTRNHLRQGYFATLFFGVLDPLTGSLVYINGGHNPPLLLPADGSPPVALDVTGPAVGVLPDCVYTLGYAQLDPGDTLFAFTDGVPEARCPDGRFLGDDRMLELLAGPPSSGKDLVDLMDLAVREHTGAAEQHDDVTMLALHRPRAARGPHVDGAGTRVVA
- a CDS encoding MinD/ParA family ATP-binding protein codes for the protein MTRTIVVHSHRGGTGKSSVLANLALLIAAGGRRVGVVDTDIQSPTLDLLFRLGPGASLTDYLLGRCEIEATAQQVGGRFGVGHEGLYVVPARTGTAALREIMAVGYDVGLLPEGFERLAAHHALDVLLLDTHAGLNNESVIAMASADVLMIMARADRIDLSGVEETIALAGRLTCRRTLVLSMAPEGIDRQEARRRTEAVYGAPLAGILPYSPEMAALYGERIFAEAHPDHPLVGEFRTIIAALDARDEVSRA
- a CDS encoding STAS domain-containing protein yields the protein MPLSVSLSIEGDTTVIELTGELDAKTAPDFHRTIEKAAGHGTHTVEIRMAGVGYMASAGLRSLVFAQQKVANDVTIKVVGAIEPVSRTIRTAGLDRSIVLSDE
- the glgX gene encoding glycogen debranching protein GlgX; translation: MTETRSEQVLRVDAYPTHEVGGYRVRAGKPFPFGANVVPGGVSFSVFSDQATSMTLVIYQRGEADPMAELEFPEEFRTGSVFAMTVFGLDHENIEYGYRADGPYDPVTGHRFDARQVLSDPYARLIAGRDVWGVEPDRSRGYQYRSRVCLQDFDWGDDTPLGIPAEDLVVYETHVRGFTRHPSSQVTAPGTFAGLREKIPYLKELGINCIELLPVFEFDESDNPRTNPETGEQLFDYWGYNTVSFFAPKAGYAATGRYGMQGDEFRTLIKDLHAAGIEVILDVVFNHTAEGNEQGPTISFKGLDNATYYMLTPEGYYFNFSGTGNTVNCNHPVVRNYVLDCLRHWVADYHIDGFRFDLAAILGRALDGTPLPNPPLLELLAYDPVLRHTKLIAEAWDAGGLYEVGNFPAYGRWAEWNGKYRDTVRRWLKGDSGVTGELATRIAGSPDLYSSRGTAASVNFLTAHDGFTLADLVSYNDKHNGANGENNNDGANDNNSWNCGAEGPTQDPAINALRTRQMKNALAILFTSQGIPMLLAGDEVARSQQGNNNTYCQDNELSWFDWDQVDDNAELLRFTREMIAFRGRHRELRSTAHPTGQVREHLGLPDISWHGERAWQPDWSDGSRLLAVARCGTGDDDVVYVAMNSHWESHDLELPALPGGRSWHLFADTGAAAPHDIRTPGTEQELDNAGKYLIGPRSVVILVGRTNDPGDRDDLDTP
- a CDS encoding STAS domain-containing protein, which gives rise to MTLNVKERRNKTGTVLVATGEINSETSGALLQALLPLVREGKPLRIDLTAVTYVSSAGLRTLLVVYREAQHAGVAVTLYGVSEEVRFVMSATGFLDFFETGEAVAAAAKAKAKAAR